A window from Pleuronectes platessa chromosome 6, fPlePla1.1, whole genome shotgun sequence encodes these proteins:
- the fkbp1ab gene encoding FKBP prolyl isomerase 1Ab — protein MGVEIETITPGDGRTFPKKGQTCVVHYVGSLTDGRKFDSSRDRDKPFRFKIGKQEVIRGWEDGVVQMSVGQRAKLTCSADYAYGNKGHPGIIPPNATLIFDVELLGLE, from the exons ATGGGAGTCGAGATCGAGACTATAACCCCGGGTGACG GAAGGACTTTCCCCAAAAAGGGGCAGACGTGCGTGGTGCATTATGTGG GCTCCCTGACAGATGGACGCAAGTTTGACTCATCCCGTGACAGGGACAAACCTTTCAGGTTCAAGATTGGCAAGCAGGAAGTCATCCGAGGCTGGGAAGACGGAGTGGTGCAG ATGAGTGTTGGTCAAAGGGCCAAATTGACCTGCTCGGCTGACTACGCTTATGGAAACAAAGGCCATCCGGGCATCATCCCTCCTAACGCCACCCTCATCTTTGATGTTGAACTGCTGGGTTTGGAATGA
- the nsfl1c gene encoding NSFL1 cofactor p47: MASQEESVREFVAVTDVDEERARFFLESAGWNLQLALASFFEDGADDDIVTLPQPEGGSSVSRSAGPSSQPRVTSFRELMHEAEEESDEEEGQRFFAGGSERSGQQIVGPPKKKSSNEVVEDLFKGAREHGAVPLDRAGKGPGETSKAKAFLGGGYRLGAAPEEESAYVSGERRAAGGNQQDVHVVLKLWKTGFSLDNGELRNYSDPGNSNFLEAIRRGEIPLELRQRSRGGQVNLDMEDHRDEDFSKPKLTFRAFGGEGQKLGSATPELVTAPASAQQDQAANEVQASTSVALDPSQPVTNIQIRLADGGRLVQKFNHTHRVSDLREFLVAARPTMAAREFVLMTTFPNKELTDESQTLQQANLLNAVIVQLLK, from the exons ATGGCGAGCCAAGAGGAGTCAGTGAGGGAGTTCGTCGCTGTGACCGATGTGGACGAGGAGAGAGCCCGCTTTTTCCTGGAGTCCGCCGGCTGGAACCTGCAG CTCGCACTCGCCAGTTTCTTTGAGGACGGAGCTGATGACGACATAGTGACGCTCCCTCAACCTGAGGGAGGCTCCTCGGTCTCTCGTTCTGCAGGTCCAAG CTCGCAGCCCAGAGTGACTTCCTTCAGAGAGCTGATGcatgaggcagaggaagagagtgaCGAGGAAGAAGGTCAAAG GTTTTTCGCAGGGGGATCAGAGCGCAGTGGGCAGCAGATCGTTGGGCCTCCCAAGAAGAAGAGTTCCAATGAGGTGGTGGAGGATCTTTTCAAAGGAGCCAGAGAACATGGAGCTGTGCCTCTGGACCGGGCTGGGAAAGGTCCAGGAGAGACCAGTAAAGCCAAG GCCTTTTTGGGGGGAGGTTACAGGCTAGGAGCAGCTCCTGAGGAGGAGTCCGCCTATGTGTCTGGAGAGAGACGCGCTGCCGGCGGCAACCAGCAGGAT GTACACGTGGTGCTCAAACTGTGGAAGACAGGTTTCAGTTTGGATAATGGAGAACTCAGAAACTACAGCGATCCTGGAAATTCCAACTTCCTCGAGGCAATCAGAAGGGG AGAGATCCCCCTAGAGTTGAGGCAGCGGTCTCGAGGGGGCCAGGTCAACCTGGACATGGAGGACCACAGGGATGAGGACTTCAGCAAACCCAAGTTGACTTTTAGGGCCTTTGGAGGTGAAGGACAGAAGTTGGGAAG TGCCACCCCGGAGTTGGTTACAGCTCCGGCCTCCGCCCAGCAGGACCAGGCTGCCAACGAGGTCCAAGCCAGCACCTCAGTGGCCCTTGACCCCTCCCAGCCCGTCACCAACATTCAAATCCGACTGGCTGATGGTGGCAGGCTGGTCCAAAAGTTCAACCATACCCACAG GGTGTCTGACCTGCGTGAGTTTCTGGTCGCGGCCCGGCCTACCATGGCCGCCAGAGAGTTTGTTCTCATGACCACCTTCCCCAACAAGGAGCTGACGGACGAGAGTCAGACGCTCCAGCAGGCCAACCTCCTCAACGCCGTCATCGTTCAGCTGCTAAAGTGA